The proteins below are encoded in one region of Ricinus communis isolate WT05 ecotype wild-type chromosome 6, ASM1957865v1, whole genome shotgun sequence:
- the LOC125370421 gene encoding uncharacterized protein LOC125370421, whose translation MPRYAKFLKEILSNKRKFKDLFVTLNEECSAIFQNKLPEKKHNPRSFTIPYVIGDLTISDALADLGASINVMPYNLFAKLGLGETELTRMSIELADRLVKHPRGIVENVLVKVDKFIFPVDFVILDVDGKSSVPLILGRPFLTTSRAIIDVCDGKLELRVEDETVTFDLNNSMKQSLDHDDAVYSNNIIDNVVET comes from the coding sequence ATGCCGAGATATgcgaagttcttaaaagagatccttagcaacaaaaggaagttTAAGGACTTATTCGTGACGTTAAATGAGGAATGTTCGGCGATTTTCCAGAACAAGTTACCGGAAAAGAAACATAATCCaaggagttttactatcccttaTGTTATAGGTGACTTAACTATTAGTGATgctttagctgatttaggagctagcattAATGTAATGCCGTACAACCTGTTTGCTAAGTTGGGGCTGGGAGAGACAGAACTTACTAGGATGAGTATAGAACTAGCTGATAGGTTAGTCAAGCACCCTAGGGGTATTGTAGAGAATGTGCTTGTTAAGGTggataaattcatatttcctGTTGATTTTGTGATCTTAGACGTGGATGGTAAGAGTAGTGTACCTTTGATTCTAGGTAGACCTTTCCTTACAACATCTAGGGCAattatagatgtttgtgatggaaagcttGAACTTAGGGTAGAGGATGAGACTGTCACCTTTGACTTGAATAATTCTATGAAACAGTCTTTAGATCATGATGATGCTGTGtattctaataatataattgataatgtTGTTGAGACATAG